A genome region from Rhinopithecus roxellana isolate Shanxi Qingling chromosome 10, ASM756505v1, whole genome shotgun sequence includes the following:
- the ETFRF1 gene encoding electron transfer flavoprotein regulatory factor 1 has product MKMANSLRGEVLKLYKNLLYLGRDYPKGADYFKKRLKNIFLKNKDVKNPEKIKELIAQGEFVMKELEALYFLRKYRAMKQRYYSDTNKTN; this is encoded by the exons ATGAAAATGGCCAATTCTTTAAGAGGAGAAGTactaaaactttataaaaat CTGCTGTATCTTGGACGAGACTATCCAAAAGGAGCAGACTATTTTAAAAAGCGTTTGAAGaacattttccttaaaaacaaagaTGTGAAGAATCCAGAGAAGATCAAAGAACTTATTGCACAGGGCGAATTTGTAATGAAAGAGCTAGAAGCCTTGTACTTCCTTAGGAAATACAGAGCTATGAAACAACGCTATTATTCAGATACCAACAAAACTAATTGA